One genomic region from Quercus robur chromosome 4, dhQueRobu3.1, whole genome shotgun sequence encodes:
- the LOC126720337 gene encoding organic cation/carnitine transporter 2-like: MEVSNSNQVVLPSMSLDETIEQIIGRFGCSQFMQAILVSVPAFFDAQQTFISIYADAVPKWHCNTFDTSCNPKSNICKLPRNSWSWDEPSHYSIISDWGLECASSFITSLPASSFYIGSLIGGFTLAILGDFCLGRKNLLYLSSLIMSVTALLSAFSTNIWMYSSLRFVSGLSRSSVITCTLILITERIGKRLRSQVGTTAFFSYALGLLSLPAVAYTNRGSSWRILFLYTSIPAIFYYIITYFFVYESPRWLFMQGRDKEAIAILKRIASIEDRILDSYLSNIHHRQEIPKVHPYKSMKDLFKRKWALKRILAAMVIGFGVGVVYFGMLLGVGNLDFSIYLSVIFNASLLIPSNLLTLFFISRWKRKSSLFAFCTISGICSIVCVIVGKGRKGIQIGLELASFFSSSLAFNVLIIFTIELFPTSVRNSATSLARQAVALGSVFDPVLISIGRRNEFLSFGIFGLTILLCGFFVIVLPETRGKALCNTMDEQESKDSTMV, from the coding sequence ATGGAAGTGTCAAATTCTAACCAAGTAGTCCTCCCCTCAATGTCTCTAGATGAAACAATTGAACAAATTATAGGACGTTTTGGGTGTTCACAGTTCATGCAAGCTATCCTCGTATCAGTACCAGCGTTTTTTGATGCACAACAAACATTCATTAGCATCTATGCTGATGCTGTACCAAAATGGCATTGCAATACCTTTGATACATCATGCAACCCAAAATCCAATATTTGTAAACTCCCAAGAAATTCTTGGTCTTGGGATGAACCTTCTCATTACTCAATCATATCAGACTGGGGTCTTGAATGTGCTAGTTCATTCATCACATCCCTTCCTGCTTCATCCTTCTACATTGGCAGCCTAATTGGTGGCTTCACTCTTGCTATACTTGGTGACTTTTGTCTTGGTAGAAAGAATTTGCTTTACCTCTCAAGCCTAATAATGTCCGTGACCGCGCTTCTCTCAGCCTTCTCAACAAACATTTGGATGTACTCGAGCTTGAGATTTGTAAGTGGACTTAGCCGTTCATCAGTTATAACATGCACTCTTATTTTGATAACAGAAAGAATTGGAAAAAGGCTGCGTAGCCAAGTAGGGACAACGGCCTTTTTCTCTTATGCTCTTGGGTTATTATCCTTACCAGCTGTAGCATATACTAATAGAGGTTCATCATGGAGAATCCTCTTTCTCTACACTTCCATTCCAGCAATCTTTTACTATATCATAACTTATTTCTTTGTCTATGAGTCTCCTAGATGGCTTTTCATGCAAGGGCGTGACAAAGAAGCCATTGCAATATTGAAAAGAATTGCATCCATAGAAGACAGAATTTTGGACTCATACCTATCCAACATTCACCACAGGCAAGAAATACCAAAGGTTCATCCTTATAAGTCCATGAAGGACTTATTTAAGAGAAAATGGGCTTTGAAAAGGATATTAGCAGCTATGGTAATTGGTTTTGGCGTTGGAGTGGTATACTTTGGCATGTTACTTGGGGTAGGAAATTTGGATTTCAGCATTTATTTGAGTGTCATATTTAATGCCTCATTGTTAATACCTTCAAATTTACTGACCTTGTTCTTTATATCAAGATGGAAAAGGAAAAGTTCATTGTTTGCCTTTTGTACAATAAGTGGCATATGCAGCATAGTCTGTGTCATTGTAGGCAAAGGTAGAAAAGGCATACAAATTGGGCTAGAACTAGCATCTTTCTTTAGCTCAAGTTTGGCATTTAATGTGTTGATAATATTCACAATTGAGTTGTTTCCAACAAGTGTGAGGAACTCAGCCACATCGTTGGCTAGGCAAGCTGTTGCGCTTGGTTCAGTGTTTGATCCGGTATTAATTTCAATAGGGAGGAGAAATGAGTTTCtatcttttgggatttttggaTTGACAATATTGTTGTGTGGGTTCTTTGTGATCGTTTTGCCAGAGACAAGGGGTAAAGCTCTTTGCAACACCATGGATGAACAAGAAAGCAAAGATAGTACGATGGTGTga
- the LOC126720239 gene encoding uncharacterized protein LOC126720239 encodes MGDETRNNHEENRRTMYEFLHPTQNSVPSCIMFPPNAPHVELKQGLLAILPNFRGQENENPYVHVRAFEEVISSFYAQNVIETAKLRFFPFSLKDKARSWLYTLKPRSISSWGEMAKEFFRKHFPPHKVQQVKRRIASFVQGEDETLYQAWERYKDLFNFCPTHGYEDWRLVSYFYEGLTPRDRQFIQLSCGGDFLQKEPEDAMDYLDEIAENSNTWTGPSLMDSTDRTRTNTATSSGSVFKLREDDNISAKISMLTKEIEALKMKGSKSISATFREDPMEVCKICHEINHATNECASLSSFLNVPEEQVHAFNSYWPNNSSYSNNYNPNMRNHPYLSYKSDNVLNPPAPRNFNSPHASSSSSSRPSLEDALSTFIQRQSEQNQKFESMLTRLDEEVRETKSHITRLTNSLSGIERGKLPSQTQPNPINQNLKIGSKDKHEEVKAVTILRSGKKIDKSSPLVTKKSKETPVEKEKDETESLGFGEIETA; translated from the coding sequence ATGGGTGATGAAACACGTAATAATCATGAGGAGAATAGAAGAACTATGTATGAATTTTTGCATCCTACACAAAATTCTGTTCCTTCATGCATCATGTTTCCACCTAATGCACCACATGTAGAACTGAAACAAGGTTTATTAGCAATACTTCCTAACTTTAggggacaagaaaatgaaaatccttATGTCCATGTTAGAGCTTTTGAAGAGGTAATTAGTAGTTTCTATGCACAAAATGTTATTGAGACTGCTAAGTTacgtttctttcctttttcactTAAGGATAAGGCAAGAAGTTGGCTTTACACCTTGAAACCTAGGTCTATAAGTAGTTGGGGGGAGATGGCCAAAGAGTTTTTTAGGAAACATTTTCCTCCCCACAAAGTCCAGCAAGTAAAAAGAAGGATAGCTAGTTTTGTCCAAGGAGAAGATGAGACCTTATACCAAGCTTGGGAAAGGTACAAagatcttttcaatttttgccCAACTCATGGGTATGAAGATTGGAGGTTGGTTAGCTATTTTTATGAAGGACTTACACCTAGGGACCGACAGTTTATTCAACTCTCATGCGGAGGGGACTTTTTACAAAAAGAACCCGAAGATGCAATGGATTATCTTGATGAGATAGCTGAAAACTCTAACACATGGACTGGACCTAGCTTAATGGACTCCACTGATAGGACTAGAACTAACACTGCCACTTCTAGTGGAAGTGTTTTCAAGTTGAGGGAAGATGATAACATAAGTGCAAAAATCAGCATGTTAACTAAAGAAATTGAGGCACTCAAAATGAAAGGAAGTAAGAGTATTAGTGCTACCTTTAGAGAGGACCCAATGGAGGTGTGTAAAATCTGTCATGAGATAAACCATGCTACAAATGAATGTGCATCACTTTCATCATTCTTAAATGTGCCAGAAGAACAAGTACATGCATTTAATTCATACTGGCCAAATAATTCTTCATATTCTAACAATTATAACCCAAATATGCGAAACCATCCGTATTTGAGTTATAAGAGTGACAATGTGTTGAATCCTCCTGCTCCAAGGAATTTTAATTCACCAcatgcatcatcatcatcctcatctaGACCTTCCTTGGAGGATGCACTTAGTACTTTCATTCAAAGGCAAAGTGAGCAAAATCAAAAGTTTGAATCCATGCTCACTAGGCTAGATGAAGAGGTAAGAGAGACCAAGAGTCATATAACTAGGCTTACAAATTCATTGAGTGGGATAGAGAGAGGGAAGCTTCCTTCCCAAACTCAACCTAATCCCATcaatcaaaatctaaaaattggcTCTAAAGATAAACATGAGGAAGTAAAAGCTGTGACCATTTTGAGAAGTGgtaaaaagattgataaaagtTCTCCTTTAGTAACAAAGAAATCTAAGGAGACCCCAGTTGAAAAAGAGAAGGATGAAACTGAGTCACTTGGATTTGGTGAAATTGAAACTGCCTAA
- the LOC126724338 gene encoding organic cation/carnitine transporter 3-like — MANSTPLLSHPNSAESESNPPPLEKHHPSLDSSIERYIGDFGWAQFFQILLLSFAWLFDAQQTFISVFTDAYPTWHCTSHQFGCNSVSNICYIPKNSWAWDWPSYTSIISEWNLQCSSSIITGLPASSFFMGCVVGGLVLATLADSSLGRKNMLFLSCLTMSLSSLLTVFSTNIWAYSALRLVCGFGRATIGTCALVLTIELVGKRWRGQVGVIGFFFFTIGFLSLPAIAYWNKGSSWRSLYLWTSIPGILYSMLVHFFVCESPRWLFVHGRKEEAVTILKSIAPPSHSGGSTLSFSEVSFEQETWHNGNVYSAITMLVQKKWAFKRLSPVMVIAFGIGMVYYGMPLGLGNLPFNLYLSVTFNALSEIPTSLFTILLIGKLNRKFSVLAFTTISGIFSIMCALKGKEWTRLQIGLELVSFFSACSAFSILLIFTIELFPTSVRNSATSLVRQALVFGGVFSPMLVAAERINGISSYMVFGLVIGCCGLFAACLPETRGRALCDTMDEEEHRESSL; from the coding sequence ATGGCCAATTCAACTCCACTTCTCTCCCATCCCAACTCGGCCGAGTCAGAAAGCAACCCTCCACCTCTAGAGAAACACCATCCATCCCTTGATTCCTCCATTGAAAGGTATATAGGAGATTTTGGGTGGGCCCAATTCTTCCAAATCCTACTTTTATCCTTTGCATGGCTATTTGACGCACAACAAACATTCATTAGTGTCTTCACTGATGCATACCCAACGTGGCACTGTACTAGTCATCAATTTGGTTGCAACTCAGTCTCCAATATATGCTATATTCCAAAAAATTCATGGGCATGGGATTGGCCTTCCTATACATCAATCATATCGGAATGGAACTTACAGTGTTCTTCTTCCATTATCACTGGCTTGCCCGCATCATCTTTCTTCATGGGTTGCGTAGTGGGTGGACTCGTTCTTGCCACACTTGCTGATTCCTCGCTTGGTCGCAAAAACATGCTCTTTCTCTCATGCCTAACTATGTCTCTATCTTCTTTGCTTACTGTCTTCTCCACCAACATATGGGCTTACTCAGCTTTAAgattggtttgtgggtttggcCGTGCAACAATTGGAACTTGTGCACTTGTGTTAACAATTGAGCTTGTGGGAAAAAGGTGGCGAGGTCAAGTGGGTGTGATAGGattcttttttttcacaatagGGTTTTTATCACTACCAGCTATAGCATATTGGAATAAAGGCTCATCTTGGAGATCTCTTTATTTATGGACTTCTATACCCGGAATCTTGTATTCTATGTTAGTTCACTTCTTTGTTTGTGAGTCACCCAGATGGCTATTTGTTCATGGACGTAAAGAAGAAGCAGTGACCATATTGAAAAGCATTGCACCACCAAGCCATAGTGGTGGTTCAACCTTGAGCTTCTCTGAGGTTTCGTTTGAGCAAGAAACGTGGCATAATGGGAATGTTTACTCAGCTATCACAATGTTGGTGCAGAAAAAATGGGCCTTTAAAAGGTTGTCACCGGTTATGGTGATAGCTTTTGGGATTGGAATGGTGTACTATGGCATGCCATTAGGCCTAGGAAACTTGCCATTCAATCTCTACTTGAGTGTCACATTCAATGCCTTATCTGAGATACCAACTTCATTGTTCACTATCTTGCTTATAGGTAAGTTGAACAGAAAATTTTCTGTGCTTGCTTTCACCACCATTAGTGGGATTTTCAGTATCATGTGTGCTTTAAAAGGTAAGGAGTGGACAAGATTGCAGATTGGGCTTGAGCTAGTATCTTTCTTTAGTGCTTGTTCTGCGTTCAGTATATTACTCATATTCACAATAGAGTTGTTCCCTACTTCTGTGAGGAACTCAGCTACTTCGTTGGTGAGACAAGCACTTGTGTTTGGTGGTGTATTTAGTCCGATGCTAGTGGCTGCTGAGAGAATAAATGGAATTTCATCCTATATGGTGTTTGGGTTGGTTATAGGGTGTTGTGGACTGTTTGCAGCATGTTTACCAGAGACAAGGGGTAGAGCACTTTGTGATACTATGGATGAGGAAGAACACAGAGAAAGTAGCCTGTAA